One genomic region from Gossypium hirsutum isolate 1008001.06 chromosome D13, Gossypium_hirsutum_v2.1, whole genome shotgun sequence encodes:
- the LOC107919700 gene encoding ethylene-responsive transcription factor ERF020, whose translation MSGFAAEERSSGETKYKGVRRRRWGKWVSEIRVPGSQERLWLGSYSTPEAAAIAHDLAFYCLRRPSSMTALNFPSMLPPYVSPNMSPKSIQRAASDAGMAVDAAHMIR comes from the coding sequence ATGAGTGGCTTTGCAGCAGAAGAAAGGAGCAGCGGTGAAACGAAATACAAAGGAGTGCGTCGTCGAAGATGGGGCAAATGGGTGTCCGAAATCCGGGTCCCAGGCAGCCAAGAACGTCTTTGGTTAGGCTCTTATTCAACCCCGGAAGCTGCTGCAATCGCCCATGACCTTGCTTTCTATTGCCTGCGTCGACCATCTTCCATGACTGCTCTCAACTTTCCTTCCATGTTACCTCCTTATGTCAGTCCAAACATGTCCCCCAAGTCTATCCAAAGAGCAGCATCGGATGCTGGCATGGCTGTGGATGCCGCCCACATGATCCGCTAA